In Gordonia phthalatica, one genomic interval encodes:
- a CDS encoding F0F1 ATP synthase subunit gamma yields the protein MATIRELRSRIKSIQSTKKITKAQELIATSRITKAQGRVAAARPYAKEITRVVTTLANASTSLDSPLLVERETRRRAAVLVVTSDSGQCGGYNSNVLKETEELLSLLRSEGKEPVVYVMGRKGFGYYTFRDRPVAANWSGFSQQPKFSDSAEAVRHLVDSFLAGSGERVPLPGAHGEQADIEGVDELHVVYTRFVSMLTQKPVVRRMAPIDVEFEVEQLKMGDDILEDDANAVVGPEVEFEPEAKELLDALLPKYVASRIFAALLESSASEHAARRTAMKAATDNATELEKTLSRQANAARQAQITQEISEIVGGVEALAN from the coding sequence ATGGCAACCATTCGGGAGCTGCGCTCGCGGATCAAGTCGATTCAGTCGACGAAGAAGATCACGAAAGCGCAAGAGCTGATCGCGACCTCGCGGATCACCAAGGCACAGGGACGCGTGGCTGCCGCCCGCCCCTACGCCAAGGAGATCACCCGGGTCGTCACGACGCTGGCCAACGCCTCGACGTCGCTCGACAGCCCCCTGCTGGTCGAGCGCGAGACGCGCCGTCGCGCCGCCGTCCTGGTCGTCACCAGCGACAGCGGACAGTGCGGCGGCTACAACTCGAACGTGCTGAAGGAGACCGAGGAACTGCTTTCGCTGCTGCGCAGCGAGGGCAAGGAGCCGGTGGTGTACGTGATGGGCCGCAAGGGCTTCGGTTACTACACCTTCCGCGATCGTCCGGTCGCAGCGAACTGGTCGGGCTTCTCGCAGCAGCCGAAGTTCTCCGACAGCGCCGAAGCGGTCCGCCACCTGGTGGACTCCTTCCTCGCGGGTTCGGGGGAGCGCGTTCCGCTTCCCGGCGCCCACGGAGAGCAGGCCGACATCGAGGGCGTGGACGAGCTTCACGTCGTGTACACGCGCTTCGTCTCGATGCTGACCCAGAAGCCGGTCGTCCGCCGCATGGCGCCGATCGACGTCGAGTTCGAGGTCGAGCAGCTGAAGATGGGGGACGACATCCTCGAGGACGACGCGAACGCGGTCGTCGGCCCGGAGGTCGAGTTCGAGCCCGAGGCCAAGGAACTGCTCGACGCCCTGCTGCCCAAGTACGTCGCCTCGCGCATCTTCGCTGCGTTGCTGGAGTCGTCGGCATCGGAGCACGCGGCACGTCGCACCGCCATGAAGGCGGCCACCGACAACGCCACCGAGCTCGAGAAGACCCTGTCCCGTCAGGCCAACGCGGCCCGTCAGGCGCAGATCACCCAGGAAATCAGCGAGATCGTCGGCGGCGTCGAGGCGCTGGCGAACTGA
- the atpD gene encoding F0F1 ATP synthase subunit beta codes for MTAAVTDTSAGAASATAGRVARVIGPVVDVEFPRGAIPALFNALHAEITLPSVAKTLTLEVAQHLGDNVVRTVSMQPTDGLVRGAAVVDTGKPISVPVGDVVKGHVFNALGDCLDAPGTGRDGEQWGIHRKPPAFDQLEGKTEILETGIKVIDLLTPYVKGGKIGLFGGAGVGKTVLIQEMITRIAREFSGTSVFAGVGERTREGTDLHLEMEEMGVLQDTALVFGQMDEPPGTRMRVALSALTMAEYFRDVQHQDVLLFIDNIFRFTQAGSEVSTLLGRMPSAVGYQPTLADEMGELQERITSTKGRSITSLQAIYVPADDYTDPAPATTFAHLDATTELSRPISQLGIYPAVDPLTSTSRILEASIVGDEHFRVANEVKRILQKYKELQDIIAILGMDELSEEDKVTVNRARRLQKFLGQNFLVAEKFTGQVGSVVPLSETIDAFDRVCKGEFDHLPEQAFNSCGGLDDVEAAAKKIAGK; via the coding sequence ATGACTGCAGCAGTCACTGACACGAGTGCGGGAGCCGCTTCGGCCACCGCCGGTCGTGTCGCCCGGGTGATCGGCCCCGTCGTCGATGTCGAGTTCCCCCGCGGCGCCATCCCCGCCCTGTTCAACGCCCTCCACGCGGAGATCACCCTCCCGTCGGTCGCCAAGACGCTGACCCTCGAGGTCGCCCAGCACCTGGGCGACAACGTGGTCCGCACCGTCTCGATGCAGCCCACCGACGGCCTGGTCCGCGGCGCGGCCGTCGTCGACACCGGCAAGCCGATCTCGGTTCCCGTCGGCGACGTCGTCAAGGGTCACGTCTTCAACGCTCTGGGCGACTGCCTGGACGCACCGGGCACCGGTCGCGACGGCGAGCAGTGGGGCATCCACCGCAAGCCCCCGGCCTTCGATCAGCTCGAGGGCAAGACCGAGATCCTCGAGACCGGCATCAAGGTCATCGACCTGCTGACCCCGTACGTCAAGGGCGGCAAGATCGGTCTGTTCGGTGGTGCCGGTGTCGGCAAGACCGTGCTGATCCAGGAGATGATCACCCGTATCGCTCGCGAGTTCTCCGGCACCTCGGTGTTCGCCGGCGTCGGTGAGCGCACCCGTGAGGGCACCGACCTCCACCTCGAGATGGAGGAGATGGGCGTTCTCCAGGACACCGCGTTGGTGTTCGGCCAGATGGACGAGCCGCCGGGCACGCGTATGCGCGTCGCTCTCTCGGCCCTGACCATGGCCGAGTACTTCCGTGACGTTCAGCACCAGGACGTGCTGCTCTTCATCGACAACATCTTCCGCTTCACCCAGGCCGGCTCCGAGGTCTCGACCCTGCTGGGTCGCATGCCTTCGGCCGTGGGTTACCAGCCGACGCTGGCGGACGAGATGGGTGAGCTCCAGGAGCGCATCACGTCGACCAAGGGCCGCTCGATCACCTCGCTGCAGGCGATCTACGTCCCCGCCGACGACTACACGGACCCGGCGCCGGCGACCACCTTCGCCCACCTGGACGCCACCACGGAGCTCTCGCGCCCGATCTCGCAGCTGGGCATCTACCCGGCCGTGGATCCGCTGACCTCGACCTCGCGCATCCTCGAGGCCTCGATCGTCGGCGACGAGCACTTCCGCGTCGCCAACGAGGTCAAGCGCATCCTGCAGAAGTACAAGGAACTGCAGGACATCATCGCCATCCTCGGTATGGACGAGCTCTCCGAAGAGGACAAGGTCACGGTCAACCGGGCCCGTCGTCTGCAGAAGTTCCTCGGCCAGAACTTCCTGGTCGCCGAGAAGTTCACCGGCCAGGTCGGTTCGGTCGTTCCGCTGTCGGAGACCATCGACGCCTTCGACCGCGTGTGCAAGGGCGAGTTCGATCACCTGCCCGAGCAGGCGTTCAACAGCTGCGGCGGACTCGACGACGTCGAGGCCGCTGCCAAGAAGATCGCCGGAAAGTAG
- a CDS encoding F0F1 ATP synthase subunit epsilon, which produces MADKTFRLEVVSPDSELYSGDATFIVAQTTVGELGILAGHSPLLAELAPGGFVKVTEASGNQTAFAVQGGFLSVTGESITVLAEAAQFASEIDVAAERAVLESAEPGSDDYLHAKSRVRAVEAVS; this is translated from the coding sequence ATGGCTGACAAGACTTTCCGACTCGAGGTCGTCTCGCCGGACTCCGAGCTGTACTCGGGAGACGCCACCTTCATCGTCGCGCAGACGACGGTGGGTGAACTCGGCATCCTCGCGGGCCATTCTCCGTTGCTGGCCGAGCTCGCCCCCGGCGGCTTCGTGAAGGTGACGGAGGCGTCGGGCAACCAGACGGCGTTCGCGGTGCAGGGCGGCTTCCTGTCCGTCACCGGCGAATCCATCACGGTGCTCGCCGAGGCCGCGCAGTTCGCCTCGGAGATCGACGTCGCCGCAGAGCGCGCCGTCCTTGAGTCGGCCGAGCCCGGTAGCGACGACTACCTGCACGCCAAGTCCCGCGTCCGCGCAGTGGAAGCTGTGAGCTGA
- a CDS encoding DUF2550 domain-containing protein, which yields MWVWMIVAVVIAAILIAAGVMYRLMEVKRAGTPVLLRALPAEADHGWRHGAVHYGEDALAYYRLSSLRPGPTVSLSRRRIEIVGRRAPVGTELEIMEPEDSVIELAIGRSGKGGRYEMGMSPEVHTAFQSWIEARQPRRARRRPAA from the coding sequence ATGTGGGTATGGATGATCGTCGCGGTCGTGATCGCGGCGATTCTGATCGCGGCCGGTGTCATGTACCGACTCATGGAGGTGAAGCGCGCGGGCACCCCGGTGCTGCTGCGCGCGCTGCCCGCGGAAGCCGACCACGGCTGGCGCCACGGTGCCGTGCATTACGGTGAGGACGCCCTGGCGTATTACCGGCTCAGTTCACTGCGCCCCGGCCCCACGGTGAGTCTGTCGCGCCGTCGGATCGAGATCGTCGGTCGACGGGCACCGGTCGGAACCGAGCTGGAGATCATGGAGCCCGAGGACTCCGTCATCGAATTGGCGATCGGGCGGTCGGGCAAGGGCGGTCGGTACGAGATGGGGATGAGCCCCGAGGTGCACACCGCGTTCCAGTCCTGGATCGAGGCACGGCAGCCGCGGCGGGCGCGCCGCCGACCCGCCGCGTGA